The following proteins come from a genomic window of Campylobacter concisus:
- a CDS encoding peptidylprolyl isomerase: MLSWMQKHKKYLVVTIWVSTIAFVGAGFVGWGAYDLNSNRATSVAKVGHRNISIQELQQKYDSLYQYYNNLFDGKLTQEKANELGLQNAALQATIQENLLLNFADDIGLSVSKDDILKYIIVDPTFQKDGAFDKNLYYDILRRARINPTDFEENLKLTILLDKLRTILNLPANKEDIAMMEASFFMQDKLAIQIINANQSDIKIDEKELKDLWETNKNNYMTKTIYGLETYFIESNKNDVNQTTLSDYYNENKERYKGSDDKIKSFDEVKTEVIKDYNIEKSKTDALKKYTSIKKAELATNEFVSVNEDNATFSLDEIKGAKVGEVIKPFTYKDGYLIVRVKSITPPQPMSFEQARAMVLEIYKDKKKKENLTTMAKESLQNFKGTDIGFISRDINSSISGLNESETRAFVSQLFETNNKKDYVILEDKAVIYDILEQRLLVDNMDNNYKQITQQNVTMLKNNELIKDLTNKLKKYYEIKEYIKR; the protein is encoded by the coding sequence ATGTTGTCTTGGATGCAAAAACATAAAAAATACCTAGTTGTTACCATTTGGGTAAGTACAATAGCCTTTGTTGGAGCAGGCTTTGTAGGCTGGGGAGCATATGATTTAAACAGCAATCGAGCCACTTCAGTAGCAAAAGTAGGACATAGAAATATAAGCATTCAAGAACTGCAACAAAAATACGATAGTTTATATCAATACTATAATAATCTTTTTGATGGCAAATTAACACAAGAAAAGGCTAATGAGTTAGGATTACAAAATGCTGCACTTCAGGCTACAATTCAAGAGAATTTACTATTAAATTTTGCAGACGATATAGGTCTTAGTGTTAGCAAAGATGATATTTTAAAATATATAATCGTTGATCCAACATTTCAAAAAGATGGTGCTTTTGATAAAAATTTATACTACGATATTTTAAGAAGAGCCAGAATAAACCCAACCGATTTTGAAGAAAATTTAAAACTAACAATACTACTTGATAAACTTAGAACTATTTTAAATTTACCAGCCAACAAAGAAGACATTGCAATGATGGAAGCAAGCTTTTTTATGCAAGACAAATTAGCAATACAGATAATAAATGCTAATCAAAGTGATATAAAAATAGATGAAAAAGAGCTAAAGGATCTTTGGGAAACAAATAAAAACAACTATATGACAAAGACCATATACGGTCTAGAAACATACTTTATAGAGTCAAATAAAAATGATGTAAATCAAACTACTTTGAGTGACTACTATAATGAAAATAAGGAGAGATATAAAGGCTCTGATGATAAAATCAAATCATTTGACGAAGTAAAGACTGAAGTTATTAAAGACTACAATATCGAGAAAAGTAAGACTGATGCTTTAAAAAAATATACCTCTATCAAAAAAGCCGAGCTTGCAACAAATGAATTTGTTAGTGTAAATGAAGATAATGCGACATTCTCGCTTGATGAAATAAAAGGGGCAAAAGTTGGTGAGGTTATAAAACCATTTACATATAAAGATGGATATTTGATAGTTAGGGTAAAAAGCATAACTCCTCCACAACCTATGAGTTTTGAACAAGCAAGAGCAATGGTACTTGAAATTTACAAAGATAAAAAGAAAAAAGAAAACTTAACAACTATGGCAAAAGAGTCTTTACAAAATTTCAAAGGAACTGATATAGGCTTTATTAGTAGAGATATAAATAGCTCTATCTCAGGACTAAATGAAAGTGAGACTAGAGCTTTTGTTTCTCAACTTTTTGAAACTAACAATAAAAAAGATTATGTTATATTAGAGGATAAGGCCGTTATATACGATATTTTGGAACAAAGGTTGCTTGTAGATAATATGGATAATAACTATAAGCAAATAACACAGCAAAACGTTACAATGCTTAAAAATAATGAGTTAATAAAAGATTTAACAAACAAACTGAAAAAATACTATGAAATTAAAGAATATATCAAAAGGTAA
- a CDS encoding class II aldolase and adducin N-terminal domain-containing protein, producing MELEHSINEIKTISLSMFRKNFFGVFHGSISARVEKNQFIINKQNAIFDNLKDDDLTLLSSKKDYRWNEASLDADIHLNIYKNINEARFVCYAMPPYATAYAMKHEKIVPKDYFGYMRFNEILVYDPKQYDDWYERAETEIYRYMLEKNTNIIIVKGYGIYAYSRSPQLLAKEIALLENSCKLLHLTSGYSDYSI from the coding sequence ATGGAGCTAGAACACTCAATAAATGAGATAAAAACGATATCACTTTCTATGTTTAGAAAGAATTTTTTTGGCGTCTTTCACGGCTCGATTTCAGCAAGAGTCGAAAAAAATCAATTTATAATCAATAAACAAAATGCCATTTTTGATAATTTAAAAGATGATGACTTGACGCTTCTTTCATCAAAAAAAGACTATCGTTGGAATGAAGCTAGTCTTGATGCTGATATACACTTAAATATTTATAAAAATATAAATGAGGCAAGATTTGTTTGCTACGCAATGCCACCATACGCAACTGCCTACGCAATGAAACATGAAAAAATCGTACCGAAAGATTATTTTGGGTATATGAGATTTAATGAAATTTTAGTCTATGATCCAAAACAATATGACGACTGGTATGAGCGTGCAGAAACTGAAATTTATAGATATATGCTAGAAAAAAATACAAATATTATTATCGTCAAAGGGTATGGCATTTACGCATACAGTAGAAGCCCTCAGCTTCTTGCAAAAGAGATAGCTTTGCTAGAAAATAGCTGCAAATTGCTTCATTTAACTAGTGGTTATAGCGATTATAGTATTTAA
- the rsmH gene encoding 16S rRNA (cytosine(1402)-N(4))-methyltransferase RsmH — protein sequence MQSPHISVLLDEVLSFFKNLNGNFIDCTLGYAGHSSAILSQNENLNLIACDRDNEAINFSLKKLEPFGSRVKIYKSNFSELISKLSGDEILNVRGILADIGVSSLQIDKDDRGFSIGSNTLDMRMDKERDFSAYDVVNDYSFDELVRIFRDYGELKNASGIANKIINARNLAKITSAKELANLIGTAQIKGRGVSPAILAFQAIRIEVNGELDELTNLLDSIEKCGFKDCLVAIITFHSLEDRIVKERFKRWANSCICLPGVYRCECGNNHELGEILTKKPLTASQSELAQNSRSKSAKLRVFKIKG from the coding sequence TTGCAAAGTCCACATATTAGTGTTTTACTCGATGAAGTTCTATCTTTTTTTAAAAATTTAAATGGAAATTTTATAGATTGTACGCTTGGATATGCTGGGCATTCTAGTGCCATTTTATCTCAAAATGAAAATTTAAATTTAATTGCCTGTGATAGAGATAACGAAGCTATAAATTTTTCACTAAAAAAACTTGAGCCATTTGGTAGCAGAGTGAAAATTTATAAGAGCAATTTCTCTGAGCTTATTAGTAAGCTTAGCGGTGATGAAATTTTAAATGTTAGAGGAATTTTAGCCGACATTGGCGTTAGTTCGCTGCAGATAGATAAAGATGATAGGGGCTTTAGTATCGGCTCAAACACTCTTGATATGCGCATGGATAAAGAGCGAGATTTTAGCGCCTATGACGTGGTAAATGACTACTCGTTTGATGAGTTAGTTAGGATTTTTAGGGATTATGGCGAGCTAAAAAATGCCTCTGGGATCGCAAACAAGATAATAAATGCTAGAAATTTAGCCAAGATAACAAGTGCAAAAGAGCTTGCAAATTTAATAGGTACAGCCCAGATAAAAGGGCGCGGAGTTAGTCCTGCGATACTCGCCTTTCAAGCGATTAGGATAGAGGTAAATGGTGAGCTAGATGAGCTAACAAATTTACTTGATAGTATAGAAAAATGTGGGTTTAAAGATTGTCTTGTGGCGATTATTACATTTCACTCGCTTGAAGATAGGATCGTAAAAGAGCGCTTTAAAAGATGGGCGAATAGCTGTATCTGCCTACCTGGTGTTTATAGATGTGAATGCGGAAACAATCACGAACTAGGAGAAATTTTAACCAAAAAGCCACTAACAGCGAGCCAAAGTGAGCTAGCGCAAAACTCACGAAGTAAGAGCGCAAAACTGCGTGTTTTTAAGATAAAAGGATAA